The Oncorhynchus nerka isolate Pitt River linkage group LG3, Oner_Uvic_2.0, whole genome shotgun sequence genome includes the window GGCTACAGGCAGAGGAGATTCCCCTCGGTCCACTCCAGTGGTTCTAGGATTTACAGTACACACCCTCCACTGGGGGTACGTGTGGGTAGAAGTCTACATActtactgtcctgtaccagcctggtTACACACCAACCATGGTTGCTGGAAGCGATACTGGAAAGCAAAAAAAGCCAGTCCAAGCTAGCCAAAACATTGACTAGAAGGAATGCTCTCCTCGTAGTCGAAATGACCATATACCAATATAGTTCCACCTCTGAACTTCAAATAAAATGGTTTGAAGACCAGCACTGTACGGTTTGTGTTGGCAAGCTTGTTTTTAAAGGTTCTGACATCTGTGTGCAGGTATATGGGGGATAGGTGTGGCAACTCAGAAGGTGAACCTGAACCAGGTCCCCATGGGGCAGGACATCAACAGCCTTGTCCTGAGGCATGATGGCTCGATGTATCACAACAACGAGGAGAAGAACCGCCTCCCTGCCAATAGCCTTCCACAGGAGGGGGACATTGTGGTGAGTggactggtctggtgtagtgcaaCTAAGCCTGTTGTATACATATACTCAAGGTCTTTATTAAAGCGTTAATGAACATGCTCTATAACATCTCAAACAAAGCAAGGAAAGCACATGGCATAATTGAAACACAGCAATATTATTATATTCTGATAAAAGGTAGTCCAACACCAACTACATGGGCACAAAAAGGAATTCGACAAACTTACTTACTCAGTAACGCATCCATgttatacaaagaaaaaaacattagTCTTTAGCTTTAAACTACACAATAAACATGTTCTCCAAACACTACACAGTCATGCTTGCAGTCAGAGCGGAAGAGGCGAAGTGGGTGGGTCCACTCCTGTCCACGTAGGAAACGGTGATAAGCAGGTCAATAATGACATGGCCTGCCTTTGGGACAACAACTCCCATTGTTCGGTCGGAGATGAATTAGTATCTCTGTTCCAGTCCATTAGGTTGTCACACTGATTATGGACAGGTGAGGCTACTTAAGGTGTTTTGGAGGAAGTCCCACCTCTATAGAGGTAGATTGGGCCAGAGATCAAATagaattgtattagtcacatgcgtccaatacaacagtgaatgcttacttacgagccccaacaatgcagtttaaaaaaatacggctaagaataacaaataaaagTTACAAGTAGTTAAAgatcagcagtaaaataacaatagggagactatgtacagagtaaatgtgatggggcaccggttagttgaggtaatatgtacatgtaggtagagttattaaagtgattatgcatagatgataacagagtagcagtggtgtaaaagagggggagaggggggacaatgtaaatagtctgggtagtcatttgattaggtgttcaggagtcttattgcttggggatagaagctgtttagatgcCTCTTGGACCTGTACATAATGaagagatgctcatgtctctgcCCAGTGGGAGTCACTGTCCCAAAGTCaggaaggcaggcgacaagcttaggtccaaaataaacccatagaaacacattgggcTTATTTTGGCAAGAGTGAAACCTTTTGAtttacctcttcctctctggacaGGCTAAGGGGAAATTCAGCCAGAAGGTGTACAGGGAATCTAATCAGTTGTTTTTTCGTCTCAGGGCATCACATACGACCATGTGGAGCTGAATCTCTATCTGAATGGCAAGAATATGCACTGTCCAGCTTCAGGGATCAGAGGCACCGTGTTCCCAGTGGTttatggtgagtgtgtgtgtacacagctGCATGCACAGGGAccttcatggtccaaacataccaagacagtcgtgaagagggcacgacaaaacctttcccccctcaggagactgaaaagatttggcatgggtccccagatccttaaacggttctacagctgcaccatcgagagcgtcctgaccggttggatcaccgcctggtatggcaactgctcggcgtctgaccataaggcgctacagagggtagtgcggacggcccagtacatcactggggccaagcttcctgccatccaggacctatataatagacagtgtcagaggaaagcccataaaattgtcagacttcagtcacccaagttatagatttatttctctgctaccgcacagcaagtggtactggagtgccaagtctaggaccaaaaggctccttaacagcttctacccccaagccattagactgctgaacaattcataaaatcgccactggacaatttacattgaccccccccatctcttttgtacactgctgctactcgctgtttattatctatgcatggtcacttcacccctacctacatgtacacattacctcaactagcctgtacccctgcacactgactccgtaccagtgccccctgtatatagcctccacactgactcggtaccggtgccccctgcctccatatagcccctgtatatagctccacactgactccgtaccagtgccccctgtatatagcctccacactgactccgtaccagtgcccctgtatatagcctccacactgactccacactgactcgccggtgccccctgtatatagcctccacactgactccgtaccagtgccccctgtatatagcctccacactgactccgtaccggtgccccctgtatatagcctccacactgactccgtaccagtgccccctgtatatagcctccacactgactccgtaccagtgcccctgtatatagcctccacactgactccgtgccggtgccccctgtatatagcctccacactgactccgtaccagtgccccctgtatatagcctccacactgactccgtaccggtgccccctgtatatagcctccacactgactcggtaccagtgccccctgtatatagcctccacactgactccgtaccggtgccccctgtatatagcctccacactgactccgtaccagtgccccctgtatatagcctccacactgactctgtaccggtgccccctgtatatagcctccacactgactccgtgccggtgcccctgtatatagcctccacactgactccgcacacggtgcccccctgtatatagcctccacactgactccgtgccgtgccccctgtatatagcctccacactgactccgtgccggtgcccctgtatatagcctccacactgactccgtgccggtgccccctgtatatagcctccacactgactccgtccaccagtgcccccctgtatatagcctccacactgactccgtaccggtgccccctgtatatagcctccacactgactcggtaccggtgccccctgtatatagcctccacactgactccgtaccagtgccccctgtatatagcctccacactgactccgtgccggtgccccctgtatatagccggtgccccccctgtatatagcctccacactgactccgtgCCGGCCTCCAcactgccccctgtatatagcctccacactgactccgtgccggtgccccctgtatatagcctccacactgactccgcaccggtgccccctgtatatagcctccacactgactccgtgcggtgcccctgtatatagcctccacactgactccgtaccagtgcccctgtatatagcctccacactgactccgtgccggtgccccctgtatatagcctccacactgactccgtgccggtgccccctgtatatagcctccacactgactccacactgactccgtgccggtgccccctgtatatagcctccacactgactgactgcccctgtatatagccggactgccccccctgtatatagcctccacactgactccccctgtatatagcctccacacggactgccccctgtatatagcctccacactgactccgtaccggtgccccctgtatatagcctccacactgactccgtaccggtgccccctgtatatagcctccacactgactccgtaccggtgccccctgtatatagcctcgttattcttattgtgttactttttattattacttttattttagtctacttggtaaatattttttttaactcctcttgaactgtactgttggttaagggcttgtaagtcagcatttcacggtcaagtctacactgttggttaagggcttgtaagtcagcatttcacggtcaagtctacactgttggttaagggcttgtaagtcagcatttcacggtcaagtctacactgttggttaagggcttgtaagtcagcatttcacggtcaagtctacactgttggttaagggcttgtaagtaagcatttcacggtcaagtctacactgttggttaagggcttgtaagtaagcatttcacggtcaagtctacacttgttgtattcagcgcatgtgacatgTTGATTTGATTCTTACTTTCTCAGGAGGGAAAACTACCAATATCAAAGTTTTATTCATATTTTATTATTTCTCTTAACTTGTATTAACATAATATATGTTAACCCTTGCTCTCCATTTAGTTAATTCCCAGTGGAAAAAAACAGGCTCAAACGCCTCGTAAATCTGCCCCCAAAATATTTATGGTTCTATTTTTCTGCCACAAGAGGGCAGTAAGTACAAAGCTGAAACTGACATCCTTCCTTTTGGTAGCATATGATGTTAAGGTAATTTAATACTACTGTTTATTTGTTGTTGCTGGCACACAGGGTTTCCCATGTGGTTCCTAACGCTGAAGTGCTAAATTGAGATCCAGTCAGTGAGTTATACCTGCTAAAGGATCCTACTGAACACTGACTTGTTGATTTGATCTTTCTCTTCTGTCCCAGTGGATGACAGCGCCATCTTAGACTGCCAGTTCAGTGACTTCTACCATACGGCGCCGCAAGGCTTTGAGAAGATTCTGTTCGAGCAGCAGATTTTCTGACCAGCACCTCCTTATACCTCCAGGcctttacacatacacacacacaaccctcagCGCTCCTTGTTGCTCCGCAGAGATCTGTGACCCACACCCTCGTTCCAGCTGGTTTGAGTGTCCCTCTGTATGTGTTCTGGTTACTCTGCTTTAAAGCTGTTCTGGGTCCAGTTGGTTTAGCTCTTGGTTGATGCCAATATTGGAGCAGTAAGAAAATTGATCCCAAGTCAGAGGTGAAGGGCATTGAGTAGccaaagtggtgtgtgtgtgtgtgtgcatttgcagCTGAAAGACAGTCAAGTTAGTCAATATTGCTTTGCTTCAGTTGTAATCATTCTGCATTGCAACAATTTGTTATGGTTGCTGCTTCTTTCTGAAAAGATTTAAACAATGTTTGTGTTGAGTCTGACAGTATTGTTGTGCAATCACTACACATGTCCATTGGTCTGGACCAGAAGCCATGTTGAGTGTTCTTTACTGCTACCTATGTATGGTTTGATTATGGAATCTCAATGAACTCTTAATGCCATATTGATATGTGGGGGCATACACAccccaaaatatatatacaaatgtaTTTGTTTATAGCTGACACTAATGTTGGATGTTTTGTTTCCCTAATAATTTACATTGATTTAGTTATTCGTATTTAGATTTGTCATATTTTGATCATGGTCTGTAATTTGCCACGGCTCTGATGGTTATTCCAAATTGGGGTTGCCTAGGTTACTTTCTGAATGTAATcctttacagttactagttacccgACAAATTCTAATCAGAGGCGCAACTTTTGGATTGCCCAAACTCCGTAACGTATTCTGATTACTTCTGGATTACATTCCTTTTAAGAGGTGTTAGAAAATGTGaaagtaatccaagaagtaatcTAGTTGTTCTAAATTATCTGATCTTATAACAATTTTGCTGTTACTTCCCAACCCTGTATTTGTGGATGTGACATTGTCCTACCCTACTATATTTCAACCGTCAGCTGAACACATATCTCCTTTTGAAGTGTGAAAACTGTCTCAAATGTTAAACGCTTGTTTTAGTTTGCACTAATGAGATGTATGTTGAATATTAACCCACACCTGAATACTTATTGTCTAATACAATAAAGAAACTTCTAGAAGCATTTAACTATTTTGGAACTCATTGGTTTAATAGtatgtgggtgtttgttttagaAAAGGTTAAAAACATTCGGCTTAAACAAATTGTGGCTAAGCTTTTGGCACAACACCTAACGGTGCTTTCACACTTGGTCACTTTCAGACAATTTTTGTGAACTCAGTGCGGTTCGCTTCTTTCTTTGTACAGTGTGAACACTCCAAAGGAACTCAGACCGCTCAAAAGAGCCACCGAACTGAACGGAGACCGTCTTGAGATGTGGTCTGAGTTTGGTTTGCTTGAATTCTGCAGTCCGCTTCCTTTTTTTTAGGACAATGTGAACGTAAAGCTCCCCAGGTTCACTTGTCATTATTCccacactagacaactgcaacaccattccccctgctatataccctgacacactagactactgcaacaccattccccctgctatataccctgacacactagactactgcaacaccattccccctgccatacaccctgacacactagactactgcaacaccattccccctgctatataccctgacacactagactactgcaacaccgtttccctgccataaaccctgacacactagactactgcaacaccgttccccctgccataaaccctgacacactagactactgcaacaccattccccctgccataaaccctgacacactagactactgcaacaccgttccccctgccataaaccctgacacactagactactgcaacaccgtttcccctgccataaaccctgacacacgactactgcaacaccattccccctgcaaTAAACCCTGacatactagactactgcaacaccattccccctgctatataccctgacacactagactactgcaacaccgttccccctgccataaaccctgacacactagactactgcaacaccattccccctgccataaaccctgacacactagactactgcaacaccattccccctgccataaaccctgacacactagactactgcaacaccattccccctgccataaaccctgacacactaaactactgcaacaccgttccccctgccatataccctcacacacgactactgcaaccctgtttcccctgccataaaccctgacacactagactactgcaacaccgttccccctgccataaaccttgatacactagactactgcaacaccgtttcccctgccataaaccctgacacacgactactgcaacaccattcccctgcaATAAACCCTGACATACtaaactactgcaacaccattcccctgccataaaccctgacacactagactactgcaacaccattccccctgccatacaccctgacacactagactactacaacaccgttccccctgccataaaccctgacacactagactactgcaacaccattccccctgccatataccctgacacactagactactgcaacaccgtttccctgccatataccctgacacactagactactgcaacaccattccccctgccataaaccctgacacactagactactgcaacaccgttacccctgccataaaccctgacatactaaactactgcaacaccgtttccctgccatataccctgacacactagactactgcaacaccattccccctgccatataccctgacacactagactactgcaacaccattcccccccctgacacactagactactgcaacaccattccccctgccataaaccctgacacacacctattccccctgctataaaccctgacacactagactactgcaacaccgtttcccctgccataaaccctcacacacgactactgcaacaccattccctgccataaaccctgacacactagactactgcaaccctgttcccctgccataaaccctgccacactagactactgcaacaccattccccctgccataaaccctgacacactagactactgcaaccctgtttccctgccataaaccctgacacactagactactgcaacaccgttcccctgccataaaccctgacacactagactactgcaacaccattccccctgccataaaccctgacacactagactactgcaaccctgtttccccctgccataaaccctgacacactagactactgcaacaccattcccctgccataaaccctgacacactagactactgcaacaccgttcccctgccataaaccctgacacactagactactgcaacacctttccccctgccataaaccctgacacactagactactgcaacaccgttccccctgccatataccctgacacactagactactgcaacaccgtttcccctgccataaaccctcacacacgactactgcaacaccgtttccctgccataaaccctgacacactagactactgcaacaccgttccccctgccatataccctgacacactagactactgcaacaccgttacccctgccatataccctgacacactagactactgcaacaccattccccctgccataaaccctgacacactagactactgcaacaccgttaccCCTGCAATAAACCCTGACATACtaaactactgcaacaccgtttccctgccatataccctgacacactagactactgcaacaccgttccccctgctataaaccctgacacactagactactgcaacaccgtttcccctgccataaaccctcacacacgactactgcaacaccgtttccctgccataaaccctgacacactagactactgcaacaccgtttcccctgccatacaccctgacacactagactactgcaacaccgttccccctgccataaaccctgacacactagactactgcaacaccattccccctgccataaaccctgacacactagactactgcaacaccgttccccctgccatataccctgacacactagactactgcaacaccattccccctgccatataccctgacacactagactactgcaacaccattccccctgccataaaccctgacacactaaactactgcaacaccgttccccctgccatataccctgacacactagactactgcaacacctttccccctgccatataccctgacacactagactactgcaacaccgtttcccctgccataaaccctcacacacgactactgcaacaccgtttccctgccataaaccctgacacactagactactgcaaccctgtttcccctgccataaaccctgacacactagactactgcaacaccattccccctgccataaaccctgacacactagactactgcaacaccgttccccctgccatataccctgacacactagactactgcaacaccattccccctgccatacaccctgacacactagactactgcaacaccattccccctgccataaaccctgacacactaaactactgcaacaccattccccctgccatacaccctgacacactagactactgcaacaccgttccccctgccataaaccctgacacactagactactgcaacaccgttccccctgccataaaccctgacacacgactactgcaacaccattcccctgccataaaccctgacatactaaactactgcaacaccatttccCTGCCATACACCCTGACACTCTAGACTACTAcaacaccgttccccctgccataaaccctgacacactagactactgcaacaccgttccccctgccataaaccctgacatactaaactactgcaacaccgtttccctgccatataccctgacacactagactactgcaacaccattccccctgccatataccctgacacactagactactgcaacaccattccccctgccatacaccctgacacactagactactgcaacaccgtttccctgccataaaccctgacacactagactactgcaacaccgttcccctgccatataccctgacacactagactactgcaacaccgtttccctgccataaaccctgacacacgactactgcaacaccgtttcccaaaaccctgacacactagactactgcaacaccgttcccctgccatataccctgacacactagactactgcaacaccgttacccctgccatataccctgacacactagactactgcaacaccattcccctgccataaaccctgacacactagactactgcaacaccgttaccCCTGCAATAAACCCTGACATACtaaactactgcaacaccgtttcctgccatataccctgacacactagactactgcaacaccgttccccctgctataaaccctgacacactagactactgcaacaccgtttccctgccataaaccctcacacacgactactgcaacaccgtttccctgccataaaccctgacacactagactactgcaacaccgtttcccctgccatacaccctgacacactagactactgcaacaccattccccctgccataaaccctgacacactagactactgcaacaccattcccctgccataaaccctgacacactagactactgcaacaccgttcccctgccatataccctgacacactagactactgcaacaccattcccctgccataaaccctgacacactagactactgcaacaccattcccctgccataaaccctgacacactagactactgcaacaccgttcccctgccatataccctgacacactagactactgcaacacctttcccctgccatataccctgacacactagactactgcaacaccgtttcccctgccataaaccctcacacacgactactgcaacaccgtttcctgccataaaccctgacacactagactactgcaaccctgtttccctgccataaaccctgacacactagactactgcaacaccattcccctgccataaaccctgacacactagactactgcaacaccgttcccctgccatataccctgacacactagactactgcaacaccattccccctgccatacaccctgacacactagactactgcaacaccattccccctgccataaaccctgacacactaaactactgcaacaccattccccctgccatacaccctgacacactagactactgcaacaccgttccccctgccataaaccctgacacactagactactgcaacaccgttccccctgccataaaccctgacacacgactactgcaacaccattcccctgccataaaccctgacatactaaactactgcaacaccatttccCTGCCATACACCCTGACACTCTAGACTACTAcaacaccgttccccctgccataaaccctgacacactagactactgcaacaccgttcccctgccataaaccctgacatactaaactactgcaacaccgtttccctgccatataccctgacacactagactactgcaacaccattcccctgccatataccctgacacactagactactgcaacaccattcccctgccatacaccctgacacactagactactgcaacaccgtttccccctgccatataccctgacacactagactactgcaacaccattccccctgc containing:
- the LOC115125575 gene encoding SPRY domain-containing protein 7, with translation MAALFTCCLGCCGDGGTGHIPLKEMPNVQLDTHHMGTDVVIVKSGRRICGTGGCLANAPLHQNKSYFEFKIQSTGIWGIGVATQKVNLNQVPMGQDINSLVLRHDGSMYHNNEEKNRLPANSLPQEGDIVGITYDHVELNLYLNGKNMHCPASGIRGTVFPVVYVDDSAILDCQFSDFYHTAPQGFEKILFEQQIF